In Phenylobacterium zucineum HLK1, one DNA window encodes the following:
- the tpiA gene encoding triose-phosphate isomerase produces the protein MTAPKPLIAGNWKMNGLAAALSEAKAVAAGAAASAARVAICPPSLLVHRMSEALAGTPVLVGGQDCHTDESGAFTGDVSAEMLADAGAKLVILGHSERRSGYRETDALVAGKVKAALRAGLEPIVCVGETLEERKAGQALAIVTRQVRGSLPTELAGKAFAVAYEPVWAIGTGLTPTTPEIEEMHRAIRATLVEMFGEAGRAVPILYGGSVKPSNAAEILHADEVGGALVGGASLKAQDFLGIVNAL, from the coding sequence ATGACCGCTCCCAAGCCGCTGATCGCCGGAAACTGGAAGATGAACGGGCTGGCCGCCGCGCTGTCCGAGGCCAAGGCCGTGGCCGCCGGGGCGGCCGCGAGCGCCGCGCGCGTGGCGATCTGTCCGCCCAGTCTGCTGGTCCACCGGATGAGCGAGGCGCTGGCGGGGACGCCGGTGCTGGTCGGCGGTCAGGACTGCCACACGGACGAATCGGGCGCCTTCACCGGCGACGTCTCGGCCGAGATGCTGGCCGACGCCGGCGCGAAGCTGGTGATCCTCGGCCACTCCGAGCGGCGGTCGGGCTACCGCGAGACCGACGCCCTGGTGGCGGGCAAGGTCAAGGCGGCGCTGCGCGCGGGGCTGGAGCCGATCGTCTGCGTCGGCGAGACGCTGGAGGAGCGTAAGGCCGGCCAGGCGCTGGCGATCGTCACGCGCCAGGTCCGCGGCTCGCTGCCGACCGAGCTGGCGGGCAAGGCCTTCGCGGTGGCCTATGAGCCCGTGTGGGCGATCGGCACCGGCCTGACGCCCACCACGCCCGAGATCGAGGAAATGCACCGCGCGATCCGGGCCACCCTGGTCGAGATGTTCGGCGAGGCGGGCAGGGCGGTCCCCATCCTGTACGGCGGCTCGGTGAAGCCGTCGAACGCGGCCGAGATCCTGCACGCCGACGAGGTGGGCGGCGCGCTGGTGGGCGGCGCGTCCCTGAAGGCGCAGGACTTCCTCGGGATCGTGAACGCCCTCTAG
- a CDS encoding peptidylprolyl isomerase, whose product MLAAIRQFAKSWVAAVLIGLLIVSFAVFGINDVFSGATGDQVIKAGSRVVTSAEFRREYEDYRKRLEQQAGQPITPEMAEANGIDRQVLNGLATREAFAEMLHKIGIRPSDKLLVAEISKIPAFFDPISGRFDRNTFQQRLAENDMTPEGFDRALRDQMAAQHWGAGVGEGLRAPRAYGALGAIFGLESRDVAWFNVTAANVPAVAAPTDEQLTAFMKENAEQLTRPEMRVLTVVRFTPQAVPQNTPVDEAELKKLYEFRKDTFSRPETRTLVQIPAKDAAAAQQIQAGLARGDDPAAVAKAAGVDVITYEDKPKTALADRRVADVAFGLQPGQVARAQGELGLAVVKVISVTPGQTVTLEEARPVLEAELRKNAAAQKVYEQAEAYDEAHRGGADLAAAAQQVGVPAMTVGPVTRQGVDEQGRPVPGLTPAILEQAFSLPAGGEGDLTDAGEGESFAVKVERVVPPAMPPLAEVRTELARVWSARETARRMEARANELAERVRKGESLEAVAASASLKVSRAEGLSRQTAGQDPALSGELLNRAFGARPDDVIVGRAREFAFSVAKVSNIRMQPGPTAAMLTEQQRGEMTNTLFREIADAAQRAARDKLKVRVDVNRARAAVGFEPLDAKAPAEKKK is encoded by the coding sequence ATGCTCGCCGCCATCCGCCAGTTCGCGAAGTCCTGGGTCGCCGCCGTCCTGATCGGCCTGCTGATCGTCAGCTTCGCGGTCTTCGGCATCAACGACGTATTCAGCGGCGCCACCGGCGACCAGGTCATCAAGGCCGGCTCGCGGGTGGTCACCTCGGCCGAATTCCGGCGCGAGTACGAGGATTACCGCAAGCGGCTGGAACAGCAGGCCGGCCAGCCCATCACGCCCGAGATGGCCGAGGCCAACGGCATCGACCGCCAGGTGCTGAACGGCCTGGCCACCCGCGAGGCCTTCGCCGAGATGCTGCACAAGATCGGCATCCGCCCGTCGGACAAGCTGCTGGTGGCCGAGATCTCGAAGATCCCGGCCTTCTTCGATCCGATCAGCGGCCGCTTCGACCGCAACACTTTCCAGCAACGCCTGGCCGAGAACGACATGACCCCGGAGGGCTTCGACCGCGCCCTGCGGGACCAGATGGCCGCCCAGCACTGGGGCGCGGGCGTGGGCGAAGGCCTGCGCGCGCCGCGGGCCTACGGCGCGCTCGGCGCCATCTTCGGCCTGGAGAGCCGGGACGTGGCCTGGTTCAACGTGACCGCCGCGAACGTTCCGGCCGTGGCGGCGCCGACCGACGAGCAGCTGACGGCCTTCATGAAGGAGAACGCCGAGCAGCTCACCCGTCCCGAGATGCGCGTGCTGACGGTGGTGCGCTTCACCCCGCAGGCCGTTCCCCAGAACACGCCCGTCGACGAGGCCGAGCTGAAGAAGCTCTACGAGTTCCGCAAGGACACCTTCTCGCGCCCGGAGACCCGCACGCTGGTGCAGATTCCCGCCAAGGACGCCGCGGCGGCCCAGCAGATCCAGGCCGGCCTGGCGCGGGGCGACGATCCGGCCGCGGTCGCCAAGGCCGCCGGCGTGGACGTCATCACCTACGAGGACAAGCCGAAGACCGCCCTCGCCGACCGTCGCGTGGCCGACGTCGCCTTCGGCCTGCAGCCCGGCCAGGTCGCCCGCGCCCAGGGCGAACTGGGCCTGGCGGTCGTGAAGGTGATCTCCGTGACCCCCGGCCAGACGGTCACCCTCGAGGAGGCCCGGCCGGTGCTGGAGGCCGAGCTGCGCAAGAACGCCGCCGCCCAGAAGGTCTACGAGCAGGCCGAAGCCTACGACGAGGCGCACCGGGGCGGGGCCGACCTGGCCGCCGCGGCCCAGCAGGTCGGCGTACCGGCGATGACGGTGGGTCCGGTGACCCGCCAGGGCGTGGACGAACAGGGCCGGCCCGTCCCCGGCCTCACGCCGGCGATCCTCGAACAGGCGTTCTCGCTGCCTGCGGGCGGCGAAGGCGACCTGACAGACGCCGGCGAGGGCGAATCCTTCGCCGTGAAGGTCGAGCGCGTGGTTCCGCCCGCCATGCCGCCGCTCGCCGAGGTGCGCACCGAGCTCGCCCGCGTCTGGTCGGCGCGGGAGACCGCCCGCCGCATGGAGGCCCGGGCGAACGAGCTCGCCGAACGCGTGCGCAAGGGCGAGAGCCTGGAGGCGGTCGCCGCGTCCGCCAGCCTGAAGGTCTCGCGCGCCGAGGGCCTGTCGCGGCAGACCGCGGGCCAGGACCCGGCGCTGTCGGGCGAGCTGCTGAACCGCGCTTTCGGCGCTCGCCCCGACGACGTGATCGTCGGCCGGGCCCGGGAGTTCGCCTTCTCGGTGGCCAAGGTCAGCAACATCCGCATGCAGCCCGGCCCCACCGCCGCCATGCTGACCGAGCAGCAGCGCGGCGAGATGACGAACACCCTCTTCCGCGAGATCGCCGACGCGGCCCAGCGCGCGGCGCGCGACAAGCTGAAGGTGCGCGTGGATGTGAACCGCGCCCGCGCCGCGGTCGGCTTCGAGCCCCTCGACGCCAAGGCCCCGGCGGAGAAGAAGAAGTGA
- the trpE gene encoding anthranilate synthase component I encodes MTPEPSFEAFRSTYDGGAPQVVWTRLVDDLETPVSAFLKIGHGRPYAFLFESVEGGAWRGRYSIITLAPDLVWRCRGDVAEAAEGEDIAAGRFTTQPGGALDSLRDLLAASRIELPPGLPPMAAGVFGAIGYDMIRLVERLPNVNPDPLGLPDSVLARPSIVAIFDAIAQEIILVTPVRPGMASAEQAYEAARARLQAVVDDLRRPAPPLTGTATPEPDSFTTPVSREAYREIVEKAKGYIRAGDIFQVVPSHRFRAPFTRDPFALYRSLRRTNPSPFLFFLDFGGFQLAGSSPEILVRLRDGKITIRPIAGTRPRGATPEEDLRLEQELVNDPKERAEHLMLLDLGRNDVGRVAMLKEQGANQPAPASRQPRVRVTNSFFVERYSHVMHLVSNVEGDAPDGLDPVDVVMAALPAGTLSGAPKVRAMEIIDELEIEKRGIGYAGGVGYFGCDGSVDTCIVLRTALFKDEVMYVQAGGGVVADSDPDAEYDETLHKARALRRAAEESWRFV; translated from the coding sequence GTGACGCCGGAGCCGTCGTTCGAGGCGTTCCGGTCGACCTACGACGGCGGCGCTCCGCAGGTCGTCTGGACGCGGCTGGTCGACGACCTGGAGACCCCCGTCTCCGCGTTCCTGAAGATCGGTCACGGCCGGCCGTACGCCTTCCTGTTCGAATCGGTGGAAGGCGGCGCCTGGCGCGGCCGCTATTCGATCATCACCCTGGCGCCCGACCTCGTCTGGCGCTGTCGCGGCGACGTGGCCGAGGCGGCCGAGGGCGAAGACATCGCCGCCGGCCGGTTCACCACCCAGCCCGGCGGGGCGCTGGATTCGCTGCGCGACCTGCTGGCCGCCTCGCGCATCGAGCTGCCCCCGGGCCTGCCGCCCATGGCCGCGGGCGTCTTCGGGGCGATCGGCTACGACATGATCCGGCTGGTCGAGCGCCTGCCGAACGTGAATCCCGACCCGTTGGGCCTGCCCGACTCGGTGCTGGCGCGTCCCTCGATCGTGGCGATCTTCGACGCCATCGCCCAGGAGATCATCCTGGTGACGCCGGTCCGTCCGGGCATGGCGTCGGCCGAACAGGCCTATGAGGCCGCCCGCGCGCGGCTGCAGGCGGTCGTCGACGACCTGCGAAGGCCCGCGCCGCCGCTCACCGGGACGGCCACGCCCGAGCCCGACAGCTTCACGACCCCGGTCAGCCGCGAGGCGTACCGCGAGATCGTCGAAAAGGCGAAGGGCTACATCCGCGCCGGCGACATCTTTCAGGTCGTCCCCAGCCACCGCTTCCGCGCGCCGTTCACCCGCGATCCATTCGCGCTCTACCGCTCGCTGCGCCGGACCAACCCGTCGCCGTTCCTGTTCTTCCTGGACTTCGGCGGTTTCCAGCTCGCCGGCTCGAGCCCCGAGATCCTGGTGCGCCTGCGCGACGGCAAGATCACCATCCGGCCGATCGCGGGCACCCGCCCCCGCGGCGCGACGCCCGAGGAGGACCTGCGGCTCGAACAGGAGCTCGTGAACGATCCCAAGGAACGCGCCGAACACCTGATGCTGCTGGACCTCGGCCGCAACGACGTCGGCCGGGTGGCGATGCTGAAGGAACAGGGCGCCAACCAGCCGGCGCCCGCGTCGCGCCAGCCGCGCGTGCGGGTCACGAACAGCTTCTTCGTCGAGCGCTACAGCCACGTCATGCACCTCGTCTCAAACGTCGAGGGGGATGCGCCCGATGGCCTCGATCCGGTGGACGTGGTGATGGCCGCCCTGCCGGCCGGCACGCTCTCCGGCGCGCCGAAGGTGCGGGCGATGGAGATCATCGACGAGTTGGAGATCGAGAAGCGCGGCATCGGCTACGCAGGCGGCGTCGGCTACTTCGGCTGCGACGGATCGGTGGACACCTGCATCGTCCTGCGCACCGCGCTGTTCAAGGACGAGGTGATGTACGTGCAGGCCGGCGGCGGCGTCGTGGCCGACAGCGATCCCGACGCCGAGTACGATGAAACCCTCCACAAGGCCCGCGCATTGCGGCGGGCGGCCGAGGAGAGCTGGCGCTTCGTCTGA
- a CDS encoding anthranilate synthase component II: protein MILVIDNYDSFTYNLVHYLNELGAETHVVRNDAITAEQALALKPEAILLSPGPCTPNEAGVCLSLLASAPADLPIFGVCLGHQSIGQAFGGEVVRAKALMHGKTSLIHHNGKGVFAGLKNPFTATRYHSLSVEKAALPPDLEVTAWTDDGEIMGVQHKTRPIFGVQFHPESIATECGHELLSNFLDIAGVKRLADA from the coding sequence ATGATCCTGGTGATCGATAACTACGACAGCTTCACCTACAACCTGGTTCACTATCTGAACGAACTGGGGGCGGAGACGCATGTCGTGCGCAACGACGCGATCACCGCCGAACAGGCGCTGGCGCTGAAGCCGGAAGCGATCCTGCTGTCGCCCGGCCCCTGCACGCCCAACGAGGCGGGCGTCTGCCTGTCGCTGCTGGCCAGCGCGCCGGCCGACCTGCCGATCTTCGGCGTCTGCCTCGGCCACCAGTCGATCGGCCAGGCGTTCGGCGGCGAGGTGGTCCGCGCCAAGGCGCTGATGCACGGCAAGACCAGCCTGATCCATCACAACGGCAAGGGCGTGTTCGCCGGCCTGAAGAACCCCTTCACCGCCACGCGCTATCACAGCCTCTCGGTCGAGAAGGCCGCCCTGCCGCCGGACCTCGAGGTCACGGCCTGGACCGACGACGGCGAGATCATGGGCGTGCAGCACAAGACCCGGCCGATCTTCGGCGTGCAGTTCCACCCCGAGTCCATCGCCACCGAGTGCGGCCACGAGCTGCTGTCCAACTTCCTCGACATCG